In one window of Gossypium arboreum isolate Shixiya-1 chromosome 4, ASM2569848v2, whole genome shotgun sequence DNA:
- the LOC128291825 gene encoding uncharacterized protein LOC128291825: protein MGSSINIMPISSCEPQEPEENITHMDASLYKAAAEGNIEVFNNKQGLQLESLKTPNHDNLLHVNLASQEFAKFSTIKIFSVGFVSSYPFLNSFVTTREREKKSDFIEQILSKCPSLLLQTNAKGQTPLHLAARYGHSAIVKLLIKSCAKARDGDLELGMDQVSAVREMLRITDQESNTALHEAAGCGNVEVVKALLEFEDPDFPYSANKKQETPLYIAAKRGDGGVLSVLLDKSTPAAHGGPHGRTVLHAAAMATDAEAIRVILEKKGNLARERDEDGHTPLHYAAHIGGRLSVVEELLKRDVSAAYIGDKKRGMTPLLMAARQGYLGTVSKILSYCPDCCEKVDNNGLNFLHYLAFRGYSYPLELSLFKRGDIEILYGSLRNLRKWEGAFEMTPQEVYNALEEEKNNHKQVCLPIFITFPWLWFY from the exons ATGGGATCATCGATAAACATCATGCCTATTTCCTCTTGTGAACCTCAGGAGCCTGAAGAGAATATCACTCACATGGATGCTTCTCTGTATAAGGCAGCAGCAGAAGGCAACATTGAAGTATTCAATAATAAGCAGGGGCTTCAACTTGAGTCTCTAAAGACCCCAAACCATGACAACCTGCTCCATGTTAACTTGGCAAGCCAGGAGTTTGCCAAATTCTCAACAATCAAAATCTTCTCCGTCGGATTTGTATCATCCTATCCGTTTTTGAATTCTTTCGTTACTAcgagagaaagagaaaaaaaatcagATTTTATCGAACAAATTCTCAGCAAGTGTCCGTCACTGCTACTCCAAACGAATGCTAAAGGTCAAACTCCTTTGCACCTTGCAGCAAGGTATGGACATTCTGCTATTGTGAAACTTCTAATCAAGTCTTGCGCAAAAGCTAGAGATGGGGATTTAGAGCTGGGAATGGATCAAGTAAGTGCAGTGAGGGAGATGCTGAGGATTACGGATCAGGAATCCAACACGGCTTTACATGAAGCAGCAGGGTGTGGCAATGTTGAAGTGGTAAAAGCATTGTTGGAGTTTGAAGACCCTGATTTTCCGTATTCTGCCAACAAAAAACAGGAGACTCCACTTTACATAGCAGCTAAGAGAGGAGACGGGGGCGTGCTGAGTGTACTATTAGATAAATCGACACCAGCAGCTCATGGCGGCCCCCACGGTAGAACAGTTTTGCATGCAGCAGCTATGGCTACAGATGCAG AGGCAATAAGGGTAATATTAGAGAAGAAGGGGAATTTGGCAAGGGAAAGAGATGAAGATGGGCACACCCCTCTTCATTATGCTGCACACATAGGTGGTAGACTATCAGTTGTTGAAGAACTGTTAAAAAGGGATGTATCAGCTGCCTATATAGGTGATAAAAAGAGGGGGATGACACCCCTTCTTATGGCAGCCAGGCAAGGCTATCTTGGAACAGTTTCAAAGATTCTCTCCTATTGTCCAGATTGTTGTGAAAAAGTGGACAACAACGGTTTGAATTTTCTTCATTATCTGGCTTTTAGAGGCTATTCCTATCCATTAGAGCTTTCTCTTTTCAAGCGTGGTGATATTGAGATTTTATATGGATCACTCAGAAATCTCAGAAAGTGGGAAGGTGCCTTTGAGATGACACCTCAAGAAGTTTATAATGCTCTTGAGGAagagaaaaataatcataaacaGGTGTGTTTGCCCATATTTATTACATTTCCATGGCTATGGTTTTATTAA
- the LOC128291617 gene encoding ankyrin repeat-containing protein NPR4-like: QEQINELLKDIENDQVAEKSVHPFRSPTISTPFRSPTTSAESLEKKREGHLVVAGLIATVTFAAAITVPGGFKSEKGSKEGTPFLIHEAAFKAFVISNALAFILSLSTLSVYLRTTYFFSSNSKHRRKVVSTRLTAINLLNCALIAIVIAFSTGSYVVLKPSHGLAIASCLVGPAFILTSLFTRKWILFLLWISKYVNMFIPFSLV, from the coding sequence CAGGAGCAAATCAAtgaattgttgaaagatattGAGAATGATCAAGTGGCGGAGAAATCAGTTCATCCCTTTCGCTCGCCAACTATCTCTACACCCTTTCGCTCGCCAACTACCTCTGCAGAAAGCTTGGAGAAGAAAAGAGAGGGTCATTTAGTAGTGGCAGGTCTTATAGCCACCGTCACATTCGCGGCAGCAATAACCGTTCCGGGTGGTTTCAAGAGTGAAAAAGGGTCGAAGGAGGGCACTCCTTTTCTGATTCATGAGGCAGCCTTTAAAGCATTTGTCATATCGAATGCATTGGCCTTTATTCTCTCTCTTTCCACCCTCTCCGTTTACCTTAGGACGACATATTTCTTTTCCTCAAACTCAAAACACCGACGCAAAGTAGTTTCTACACGGTTGACCGCTATTAATCTTCTTAATTGTGCATTGATTGCGATAGTGATTGCTTTCAGTACAGGCAGTTATGTTGTGTTAAAACCTTCTCACGGACTTGCCATAGCTTCATGTTTAGTCGGCCCTGCCTTTATTTTGACTTCTTTATTTACCCGCAAATGGATATTATTTCTTCTGTGGATCTCgaaatatgtgaatatgtttATACCATTTTCATTGGTTTAA
- the LOC128291618 gene encoding ankyrin repeat-containing protein At5g02620-like: MESSINIMLISSCEPEEPEENITHMEASLYKAAAEGNIEVFNNKQGLQLESLKTPNHDNLLHVNLASQEFAKLSTIKIISVGFVSSYRFLNSFVTTIEREKKSDFIEQIPSKCPSLLLQMNAKGQTPLHVAARYGHSAIVKLLIKSCLMAVPTIEQFCMQQLWLKMQAIRVILEKKGNLTREKDEDGHTPLHYAAHLGGRKSVVGELLKRDVSTAYIGDKKRGMTPLLMVARQNNVGIVRMILSLCPDCCEKVDNKGLNFLHYLAFRGSSYPLALPLFKRGDIEIVYGSLRNLRKWEGAFGMTTQKVNNALQYKKHHHKQNKVSSNNLFA, encoded by the exons ATGGAATCATCGATAAACATCATGCTTATTTCCTCTTGTGAACCTGAGGAGCCTGAAGAGAACATCACTCACATGGAAGCTTCTCTGTATAAAGCAGCAGCAGAAGGCAACATTGAAGTATTCAATAATAAGCAGGGGCTTCAACTTGAATCGCTAAAGACCCCAAACCATGACAACCTGCTCCATGTTAACTTGGCAAGCCAGGAGTTTGCCAAACTCTCAACAATCAAAATCATCTCCGTAGGATTTGTATCATCGTATCGGTTTTTGAATTCTTTCGTTACTACgatagaaagagaaaaaaaatcagATTTTATCGAACAAATTCCGAGCAAGTGTCCGTCACTGCTACTCCAAATGAATGCTAAAGGTCAAACTCCTTTGCACGTTGCAGCAAGGTATGGACATTCTGCTATTGTGAAACTTCTAATCAAGTCTTGC CTCATGGCGGTCCCCACGATAGAACAGTTTTGCATGCAGCAGCTATGGCTAAAGATGCAG GCAATAAGGGTAATATTAGAGAAGAAGGGGAATTTGACAAGGGAAAAAGATGAAGATGGGCACACCCCTCTTCATTATGCTGCACATTTAGGTGGTAGAAAATCAGTTGTGGGAGAACTGTTAAAAAGGGATGTATCAACTGCCTATATAGGTGATAAAAAGAGGGGGATGACACCCCTTCTTATGGTAGCCAGGCAAAATAATGTTGGAATAGTGAGAATGATTCTCTCTTTATGTCCAGATTGTTGTGAAAAAGTAGACAACAAAGGTTTGAATTTTCTTCATTATCTGGCTTTTAGAGGCTCTTCTTATCCATTAGCGCTTCCTCTTTTCAAGCGTGGTGATATTGAAATTGTATATGGATCACTCAGAAATCTCAGAAAGTGGGAAGGTGCCTTTGGAATGACAACTCAAAAAGTTAATAATGCACTTCAATATAAGAAACATCATCATAAACAG AACAAAGTCAGCAGCAACAACTTATTTGCTTAA